One region of Dysidea avara chromosome 1, odDysAvar1.4, whole genome shotgun sequence genomic DNA includes:
- the LOC136247401 gene encoding uncharacterized protein produces the protein MSNPQSTQPTTTQLQPATSVPFATPVSSFVIPASHNTPKVSPICLLKTAVAPVVNGHMRMNANILFDEGAQHSFMSVQLATEPQVKPTSSMQVETLAGELISISVLIVPTIATPISNSYHLALNTLPHLKGLKLSTPITINKEFTISILIGTDHYWSFVQDRIIRGDGPTAQQSKLGYLLSGPMPQVATQLSTSILLQLTTIADHNQEPNLEQLWSVEAIGTCPQQSSSSFLSTYQASSISQLPNGTYCAKFPWKDDKPYLPSNFNICQRRTKTLLTKLMLTPELLNLYHNIIQEQERRGFTERVDNTFTTPVHYLSHHPVKKDSLTTPIRIVYDCSCRENSYATSVNDCLQVGPPFLNDLCAILLRFRLHNYALSTDIEKAFLHVRLDQSDRDFTRFLWPIQPENPDSTLQVFRFTSVPFGTASSPFMLHATIDLHLRKYQSPISEDIRRNIYVDNIISGCDTDTQLFQYYSQARHIMSQANFNLRSWATNSTTLQQTATADKSIDSNTTVHVLGLLWNTLTDTLSLVPKPLPPSNILSKRNILQDSSQLYDPLGWATPVTIRAKILLQEVWQKKCTWDTPLDNNITDRWLNIRGDILALPILTLPRAYFPSLPDRKIDHIYVFADASIKAYGAIVYLHSKDNLSFIMSKSRVVPIKALTLPKLELMAAVTATRVAKFVQSSLSTYFQPIPVHLWTDSQIVLHWIHHRGQSNSFVKPRVAEIVKDFPSEKWSFTPSGDNPADLLTRGISTEQLRSSQLWIHGPNWLLDRTKWPQWTPTSVLDVNLYRLTAVTAYVYQFLHHLQKQTPLQSGPLTNTELSEAHRELITGVQHSVYSEEFAFLCKKTSKCPPLVKQLRLLLDDKKLIRCGGRIHNAPTTDVSKFPYLLPSKHTVTRMIVTDTHEKLHHRGVNITVTALRQVYWIPCIRQCVKSVLRRCVPCKKLIGKPFKSPNPPPLPKIRVMEAPPFTVTGVDFTGAL, from the exons ATGAGCAATCCTCAGAGTACACAGCCAACAACCACACAACTTCAACCTGCTACGTCTGTACCTTTTGCTACTCCAGTATCATCATTTGTAATTCCGGCTTCACATAATACTCCAAAGGTTTCCCCTATATGTTTGTTGAAGACTGCTGTAGCCCCAGTTGTTAATGGTCACATGAGAATGAATGCCAATATTCTATTTGATGAGGGAGCCCAGCACTCTTTTATGTCCGTACAATTAGCCACTGAACCACAAGTCAAGCCAACCTCTAGTATGCAA GTAGAAACACTAGCGGGTGAACTTATATCAATTTCAGTTTTAATTGTACCGACAATTGCTACACCTATTTCCAACTCTTATCATCTAGCTCTGAACACTTTACCACATTTGAAAGGTTTGAAACTTTCGACTCCTATTACTATCAATAAAGAATTCACCATCTCTATCCTCATTGGCACTGATCATTACTGGTCATTTGTACAAGATCGGATTATCCGAGGAGATGGTCCCACTGCCCAGCAGTCTAAACTGGGATACCTACTCTCTGGCCCAATGCCACAAGTTGCCACTCAATTATCAACTTCAATATTGTTACAGCTGACGACCATTGCAGATCACAATCAGGAACCCAACTTAGAACAACTGTGGTCAGTAGAAGCCATTGGAACATGTCCTCAACAATCCAGTTCTTCATTCCTCAGTACGTACCAAGCTTCTAGCATTTCCCAATTACCAAATGGTACATACTGTGCTAAGTTCCCATGGAAGGATGACAAACCTTATTTGCCATCAAACTTCAACATCTGTCAACGTAGAACTAAGACTCTTCTCACCAAACTGATGCTAACTCCTGAATTGCTCAATCTGTATCACAACATCATTCAAGAGCAAGAACGTCGTGGATTCACTGAACGTGTCGACAATACCTTTACTACACCTGTTCACTATCTATCCCATCACCCAGTCAAAAAGGATTCCCTGACAACACCCATCAGGATTGTTTACGACTGTAGTTGCCGTGAAAACTCATATGCTACCAGTGTAAATGATTGTCTACAAGTTGGACCACCATTCTTGAATGATTTGTGTGCTATTTTGTTACGCTTCCGCCTGCACAACTATGCGTTGTCCACCGACATAGAGAAGGCATTCCTCCATGTGAGATTAGATCAATCAGATAGAGACTTCACACGTTTTCTGTGGCCTATCCAACCAGAAAACCCTGACAGCACTCTTCAAGTTTTCCGTTTTACTTCTGTTCCCTTTGGTACTGCCAGCTCACCATTTATGCTGCATGCAACGATTGACTTACACTTGCGTAAGTACCAGTCACCGATCTCAGAAGACATCCGAAGGAACATCTATGTTGACAACATCATATCTGGATGTGACACAGACACTCAATTATTTCAGTATTATTCACAAGCAAGACATATCATGAGCCAAGCAAATTTTAACCTTCGATCATGGGCTACTAACAGCACAACTTTGCAACAGACTGCCACTGCCGACAAGTCCATTGATAGCAAcacaactgtacatgtgctaggTCTTCTTTGGAATACCTTGACTGACACCCTGTCACTAGTTCCCAAGCCATTACCACCAAGTAACATATTGTCAAAACGAAATATTTTGCAAGATTCCTCGCAGCTTTACGATCCTTTAGGTTGGGCCACTCCAGTCACTATCCGTGCTAAGATTTTACTTCAAGAAGTGTGGCAAAAGAAATGCACATGGGACACCCCACTTGACAACAACATTACCGACAGATGGCTGAACATACGAGGTGACATTCTTGCTCTTCCCATCCTGACTCTTCCAAGAGCATACTTCCCCAGTCTGCCAGATAGAAAGATTGACCATATCTATGTATTTGCAGATGCTAGCATTAAAGCGTATGGTGCGATTGTTTATCTACATAGCAAGGACAACCTCTCTTTCATCATGTCCAAAAGTCGAGTCGTTCCAATCAAAGCATTAACGCTACCTAAACTGGAGCTAATGGCTGCTGTTACTGCCACTAGAGTAgcaaaatttgtacaatcaTCTCTGTCAACTTACTTTCAGCCAATTCCAGTCCATCTCTGGACAGATAGCCAAATAGTGCTACACTGGATTCACCATAGAGGCCAATCAAATTCCTTTGTCAAGCCAAGAGTAGCAGAAATAGTTAAGGATTTTCCATCAGAGAAGTGGTCATTCACACCCTCAGGCGACAATCCTGCTGACCTACTAACACGAGGCATATCTACTGAACAGTTACGTTCCTCTCAGTTATGGATTCATGGCCCCAACTGGCTACTGGATAGAACTAAGTGGCCACAATGGACACCAACCAGTGTCTTAGATGT CAATCTTTACCGTTTGACAGCTGTAACTGCTTATGTCTACCAGTTTTTACACCATCTTCAGAAACAGACACCTTTACAATCTGGACCTCTTACCAACACCGAACTATCTGAGGCTCATAGAGAATTAATCACTGGAGTTCAACACTCAGTTTATTCAGAAGAGTTTGCCTTCTTGTGTAAGAAAACATCCAAGTGTCCTCCATTAGTGAAGCAACTTCGTCTGCTCCTTGATGATAAGAAACTCATACGTTGTGGAGGAAGAATACATAATGCACCAACCACTGATGTCAGCAAATTTCCTTACCTTCTCCCCAGCAAACATACAGTGACTAGGATGATTGTTACTGATACACATGAGAAACTTCATCACAGAGGAGTAAACATTACAGTCACTGCACTCCGTCAGGTATACTGGATTCCGTGTATTAGACAATGCGTTAAGAGTGTGTTAAGACGATGTGTGCCATGTAAGAAATTAATAGGGAAACCATTCAAGTCACCAAATCCACCACCACTGCCTAAGATTCGTGTCATGGAAGCTCCACCATTTACAGTTACTGGAGTCGATTTCACTGGGgcactataa